A genomic segment from Candidatus Zixiibacteriota bacterium encodes:
- the mrdA gene encoding penicillin-binding protein 2 has protein sequence MIDQVSKTTRGRIMIGIAALVLLALAAKIVQLQVIDYQYYLQMSEENRIRLVPRTAMRGKIVDREGRALAQDRPAYTVSVIPTEVRHLQRLSEELAPLIDMDEAGIEKKIKDRRSRKHEPVAIRRDLAFASVCVIEESNELFPGVMYQLDHARTYPFGNVASHLIGYTGEVDERETQSQYRIGSMIGRAGVERTYDQPLRGIDGVDYLEVTASGRILGSLESKPNKDPVPGSELGLSLDLDLQMLCDSLFGDSLAGAAVFMDPRTGEVLAMTSKPDYDANLFSGFVPRDDYQRLASDERRPLLDRTIRGLYPPGSTAKLLTAGAALELGLIDVNTHFKPCYGGYQFGNRFFRCHKKSGHGSQDVIGAIEVSCDTYFYQVGLKLGLDNWTDYARKCGFDVVTGIDVPNEKAGHVPDEDWYNKAYGKYGWTKAVLLNLGIGQGELLVTPLSLTQFYAGVANHGKVMQPHLMRYIKSPNGEITRANPVVTRQLPFSERTLSILVEGCRRVVEGGAGTAARSRIPGIPMGGKTGTAQNPHGNEHAWFCGFAPIDNPTICGCVIVEQAGHGSVAAAPIVRDVFIRHFQKTGLLAPPAPAPIEDFIALEDLYPGHLQLR, from the coding sequence TTGATTGATCAGGTCTCAAAAACTACGCGCGGCCGCATCATGATCGGCATCGCCGCTCTCGTGCTGCTGGCGCTGGCAGCCAAGATCGTACAACTGCAGGTCATCGACTACCAATACTATCTGCAGATGTCCGAGGAAAACCGGATCCGCCTCGTCCCGCGGACCGCCATGCGGGGTAAAATTGTCGATCGTGAAGGCCGCGCCCTGGCGCAGGACCGTCCCGCCTATACAGTTTCGGTGATCCCGACCGAAGTGCGGCACCTGCAACGACTCTCCGAGGAATTGGCGCCCCTGATCGATATGGACGAGGCCGGTATTGAGAAGAAGATCAAGGACCGTCGCTCGCGCAAGCACGAGCCGGTGGCAATCCGGCGCGATCTCGCGTTTGCCTCGGTCTGCGTCATTGAAGAATCCAACGAGTTGTTTCCCGGCGTCATGTATCAACTCGATCATGCCCGGACCTACCCGTTTGGCAATGTGGCATCGCACCTGATCGGCTACACCGGTGAAGTCGACGAACGCGAAACTCAATCGCAGTATCGCATCGGCTCCATGATCGGTCGCGCCGGGGTCGAGCGTACCTATGATCAGCCCCTCCGGGGTATCGACGGCGTCGACTATCTGGAGGTCACTGCCTCGGGTCGCATCCTCGGCTCCCTCGAGTCGAAACCGAACAAAGACCCGGTCCCCGGCAGCGAACTGGGGCTGTCACTGGATCTTGATCTACAGATGTTGTGCGACTCGCTGTTCGGTGACTCGCTCGCCGGCGCCGCAGTCTTTATGGATCCCCGGACCGGGGAAGTGCTGGCGATGACTTCCAAGCCCGACTATGATGCCAACCTCTTTTCTGGCTTTGTTCCGCGCGATGACTATCAGCGGCTCGCCAGCGACGAACGCCGGCCGCTGCTCGACCGCACCATCCGCGGCCTCTATCCGCCGGGCTCGACTGCAAAATTGCTGACCGCCGGTGCCGCGCTCGAACTCGGCCTGATCGACGTCAATACCCACTTCAAACCGTGTTATGGCGGCTATCAATTCGGGAATCGCTTCTTCCGCTGCCACAAGAAATCCGGCCACGGCAGTCAGGATGTCATCGGCGCGATCGAGGTCTCCTGCGACACCTATTTCTACCAGGTCGGCCTCAAACTCGGCCTCGACAATTGGACCGATTACGCCCGCAAGTGCGGTTTTGATGTCGTCACCGGCATCGATGTCCCTAACGAGAAAGCCGGTCATGTCCCCGACGAAGACTGGTACAACAAAGCCTACGGCAAATATGGCTGGACCAAAGCCGTGTTGCTGAATCTCGGGATCGGCCAGGGCGAATTGCTGGTAACTCCGCTTTCGCTGACACAGTTCTATGCCGGCGTTGCGAATCACGGCAAAGTCATGCAACCGCATTTGATGCGCTATATCAAGTCACCCAATGGCGAAATCACGCGCGCCAATCCGGTGGTGACGCGCCAACTGCCCTTCTCCGAGCGGACCTTGAGCATTCTTGTGGAAGGCTGTCGCCGGGTCGTCGAAGGCGGAGCCGGTACCGCTGCCCGCTCGCGCATCCCCGGCATTCCCATGGGCGGCAAAACCGGCACTGCGCAAAACCCCCACGGCAACGAACATGCCTGGTTCTGTGGCTTCGCGCCGATTGACAACCCCACCATTTGTGGTTGCGTGATTGTCGAGCAGGCCGGACATGGCTCCGTCGCTGCCGCCCCGATCGTGCGAGACGTCTTTATTCGTCATTTCCAGAAAACCGGGCTGCTGGCGCCGCCGGCGCCGGCCCCCATTGAGGATTTCATCGCCCTTGAAGATCTTTACCCGGGACATCTTCAACTCCGGTAA